A window from Felis catus isolate Fca126 chromosome B1, F.catus_Fca126_mat1.0, whole genome shotgun sequence encodes these proteins:
- the ZNF518B gene encoding zinc finger protein 518B isoform X1 → MQIKKMKDIGQQLYTTQVNDAQNSLTMSPKQPNANRATRPDRQEAQALLCQGSEAEAAVMTVATCVKCKSVHRIPLRDPKKGTGQSQKDDKYVCFTCNLGMASSHFHFVNSNPSAAHVGNKAETISGSISNKFKVRNFKPGKYYCDKCRFSTKDPLQYKKHTLQHEEIKFICSHCSYISYTKGEFQRHLVKHTGIFPYQCEYCDYGAIRNDYIVKHRRRVHERAGGKRPPKTVAKLEPKRAGASKQNAELLKAPSPRTAFQNRLSDQLSRFSLHTNKDKMHNIMLLPESKEHQKDVVCVPNKVTLSEPNEVSLFENKSVEVEVLSPAKEPVQPGMPLTVVAPAELVVPANCLAQLMDVKVVNGTQQLVLKLFPLEEGNRPEASGAEGGSSERMTNEKGSTEREKMASAGHTKPPPIEGNVGKLAGFENLHSAVQKQLKNMKWVRSYDFFLSDSRVHNRGESLLNPDTVEDFQKKSSTYPHRPALPSLSFKGHSPSAIVKHSVLHGLRTASSPFPHKAAVSFTEDRRRLHSDSHSFFPLAAPPAAVPSGDQGLLPVSTNHLESRNEISVPAKMAPSHRKLKDKQTEEHKAGSNTGQIASQRKREYLHLSIPGEDSIGALPPGEEPLELKNPERTKDSFDGPVISSVFSLSSGSENVPEGVKWNSSTSKIKSIELLRRKIAQLIESCGKPSSLSANNAHRRSVGQASKGTSKAAPEGIHEINVSFTGTGYSTGTLPKPQDDGAINGQLTHQQMYPQFMEDSNGKTESRVTRKAHVATPVLIPKGAVLRVLNSSEDAHIIEATCEAPVSIPCSETQLIKPIPLCPVRQTDSDLQSLTSKSGPVDVSQNLDIPLRPKPRKESATCSTMPKKTGPLHSHQGSSEPSKQGKLLPRSLPISKNKTKQVNSSKKKTKIQADPSRYLKDPSIFQVTRQLRLIAAKPDQLIKCPRRNQPVIVLNHPDVDSPEVTNVMKVINKYKGNVLKVVLSERTRCQLGIRRHHVRLTYQNVEEANQIKRQMMLKMKLKKVHKNNYQVVDSLPDDSSQCIFKCWFCGRLYEDQEEWMSHGQRHLIEATRDWDVLSSKGK, encoded by the coding sequence ATGCAGATAAAGAAGATGAAGGATATCGGACAGCAGTTATATACCACACAAGTGAACGACGCACAGAATTCCTTGACCATGTCACCCAAACAGCCTAATGCTAATAGAGCGACACGACCAGACAGACAAGAAGCGCAGGCTCTGTTATGTCAAGGCTCAGAGGCGGAGGCTGCCGTGATGACGGTTGCTACGTGTGTAAAGTGCAAAAGTGTCCACAGAATCCCGCTTCGAGATCCGAAGAAGGGTACTGGGCAAAGCCAAAAGGACGACAAGTATGTTTGCTTCACATGCAACCTTGGCATGGcttcttcccattttcattttgtgaacaGTAATCCCAGTGCAGCTCATGTAGGAAATAAAGCTGAGACCATCTCGGGTTCCATCAGTAACAAGTTTAAGGTAAGGAACTTTAAGCCCGGCAAATACTATTGTGATAAATGTCGATTTTCCACAAAGGACCCTCTGCAGTACAAAAAGCACACGCTTCAACATGAAGAGATTAAATTCATCTGTTCTCACTGCAGCTACATTTCCTACACAAAAGGGGAGTTTCAGAGGCACTTGGTGAAACACACGGGCATATTCCCTTACCAGTGTGAGTACTGCGACTATGGCGCTATCAGAAACGACTACATCGTCAAACACAGGAGGAGAGTGCACGAGAGGGCTGGTGGAAAGCGGCCGCCCAAAACCGTGGCCAAGCTGGAGCCGAAAAGAGCCGGCGCATCCAAACAAAACGCAGAGCTTTTAAAAGCTCCCAGTCCGAGGACTGCGTTTCAAAATCGGTTGTCGGATCAGCTCTCAAGGTTCTCCCTCCATACAAATAAGGACAAAATGCACAATATCATGTTGCTGCCTGAATCCAAGGAACACCAGAAAGATGTAGTGTGTGTTCCGAACAAAGTGACCTTGTCGGAGCCAAACGAGGTCAGTCTGTTTGAGAACAAAAGCGTGGAGGTGGAAGTGCTGTCCCCTGCAAAAGAGCCCGTGCAGCCGGGAATGCCCTTAACAGTCGTGGCACCGGCGGAATTAGTTGTCCCTGCAAACTGTCTAGCCCAGTTGATGGATGTGAAGGTTGTCAATGGAACCCAGCAGCTCGTCCTGAAACTGTTTCCTCTGGAAGAAGGTAACCGCCCTGAAGCCAgcggggctgagggagggagttCTGAGCGTATGACTAACGAAAAGGGTTCAACCGAACGGGAAAAAATGGCTTCTGCAGGACATACAAAGCCACCGCCGATTGAAGGGAATGTCGGAAAACTCGCAGGCTTTGAAAATCTCCATTCTGCGGTTcagaaacaacttaaaaatatgaagtgGGTGAGGTCTTACGACTTTTTCCTGTCAGATTCTCGCGTGCACAACCGTGGGGAATCCCTCCTCAACCCAGATACAGTGGAggatttccagaaaaaaagtagCACGTATCCACATAGACCGGCCCTTccgtctctctccttcaaaggtCATTCTCCATCAGCTATAGTAAAACACAGTGTTTTACATGGTCTCAGAACCGCATCAAGCCCGTTTCCACATAAAGCTGCTGTTTCTTTTACTGAGGATAGAAGACGTTTACACAGCGACTCACACTCGTTCTTCCCTCTTGCTGCACCACCTGCAGCTGTGCCCTCTGGAGACCAGGGCTTGTTGCCTGTGAGCACAAATCACTTGGAATCTAGAAATGAGATCAGTGTTCCTGCAAAAATGGCTCCCTCCCACAGGAAGCTGAAGGACAAGCAGACAGAGGAACACAAGGCAGGTTCAAATACAGGCCAGATTGCCTCTCAACGCAAAAGGGAGTATTTACACCTAAGTATACCTGGAGAAGATAGCATCGGGGCTCTGCCGCCTGGGGAGGAACCCCTGGAACTAAAGAATCCAGAAAGGACTAAAGACTCTTTCGATGGCCCGGTCATCTCGTCAGTATTTTCTCTGAGCTCTGGGTCCGAAAATGTCCCCGAAGGTGTTAAATGGAATAGTTCCACGTCCAAAATAAAGTCAATTGAACTCTTGCGCAGAAAGATAGCTCAGTTAATTGAATCCTGTGGCAAGCCTTCATCTTTGTCTGCAAATAATGCACATCGCCGTTCTGTAGGGCAGGCCTCGAAGGGAACCTCGAAAGCTGCTCCCGAAGGTATTCACGAAATTAACGTGTCGTTTACTGGCACCGGCTATTCCACAGGCACGCTCCCCAAACCTCAGGATGACGGCGCTATTAATGGACAGCTTACTCATCAGCAAATGTATCCACAGTTTATGGAAGACAGCAATGGGAAAACTGAAAGCAGAGTGACCAGGAAGGCCCATGTTGCTACTCCAGTATTGATCCCCAAAGGGGCTGTGTTGAGGGTTCTTAATTCTTCTGAGGATGCCCACATTATAGAGGCTACGTGTGAAGCACCCGTCAGTATACCTTGCAGTGAGACACAGTTAATAAAACCCATTCCGCTCTGCCCCGTGAGACAGACAGACTCAGACTTACAGTCTTTGACAAGTAAAAGTGGGCCAGTAGATGTGTCCCAAAATCTTGATATACCTCTTCGGCCAAAACCAAGGAAGGAGAGTGCTACTTGTAGCACCATGCCTAAAAAAACTGGCCCCCTACACAGTCACCAAGGAAGCAGTGAACCAAGTAAGCAAGGGAAACTGCTCCCCAGAAGTCTTcctataagtaaaaataaaaccaaacaagtGAACTCAtccaagaagaaaaccaaaatccAGGCTGACCCCAGCCGCTATCTCAAGGATCCTTCAATTTTTCAGGTCACAAGACAACTTCGACTGATAGCAGCTAAACCAGACCAGTTGATTAAATGCCCCCGTCGGAACCAGCCTGTCATTGTGTTAAACCATCCTGACGTTGACTCACCAGAAGTGACCAATGTGATGAAGGTAATAAACAAGTACAAAGGCAACGTCCTCAAAGTCGTCTTATCAGAGAGGACTAGGTGTCAGCTAGGCATCAGACGGCATCACGTCCGCCTGACCTACCAGAATGTGGAGGAAGCCAatcaaataaaaaggcaaatgatgttgaaaatgaaacttaaaaaagttcATAAAAACAACTACCAGGTGGTGGATTCCTTGCCTGATGACTCATCCCAGTGTATATTTAAGTGCTGGTTTTGTGGGCGGCTGTATGAAGACCAGGAAGAGTGGATGAGTCATGGCCAACGGCATTTGATAGAAGCTACTAGAGATTGGGATGTTCTTTCCTCCAAAGGCAAATAA
- the ZNF518B gene encoding zinc finger protein 518B isoform X2: protein MQIKKMKDIGQQLYTTQVNDAQNSLTMSPKQPNANRATRPDRQEAQALLCQGSEAEAAVMTVATCVKCKSVHRIPLRDPKKGTGQSQKDDKYVCFTCNLGMASSHFHFVNSNPSAAHVGNKAETISGSISNKFKVRNFKPGKYYCDKCRFSTKDPLQYKKHTLQHEEIKFICSHCSYISYTKGEFQRHLVKHTGIFPYQCEYCDYGAIRNDYIVKHRRRVHERAGGKRPPKTVAKLEPKRAGASKQNAELLKAPSPRTAFQNRLSDQLSRFSLHTNKDKMHNIMLLPESKEHQKDVVCVPNKVTLSEPNEVSLFENKSVEVEVLSPAKEPVQPGMPLTVVAPAELVVPANCLAQLMDVKVVNGTQQLVLKLFPLEEGNRPEASGAEGGSSERMTNEKGSTEREKMASAGHTKPPPIEGNVGKLAGFENLHSAVQKQLKNMKWVRSYDFFLSDSRVHNRGESLLNPDTVEDFQKKSSTYPHRPALPSLSFKGHSPSAIVKHSVLHGLRTASSPFPHKAAVSFTEDRRRLHSDSHSFFPLAAPPAAVPSGDQGLLPVSTNHLESRNEISVPAKMAPSHRKLKDKQTEEHKAGSNTGQIASQRKREYLHLSIPGEDSIGALPPGEEPLELKNPERTKDSFDGPVISSVFSLSSGSENVPEGVKWNSSTSKIKSIELLRRKIAQLIESCGKPSSLSANNAHRRSVGQASKGTSKAAPEGIHEINVSFTGTGYSTGTLPKPQDDGAINGQLTHQQMYPQFMEDSNGKTESRVTRKAHVATPVLIPKGAVLRVLNSSEDAHIIEATCEAPVSIPCSETQLIKPIPLCPVRQTDSDLQSLTSKSGPVDVSQNLDIPLRPKPRKESATCSTMPKKTGPLHSHQGSSEPSKQGKLLPRSLPISKNKTKQVNSSKKKTKIQADPSRYLKDPSIFQVTRQLRLIAAKPDQLIKCPRRNQPVIVLNHPDVDSPEVTNVMKLVLSGKWTLCTAHFSTQRRGFCSVSHV, encoded by the coding sequence ATGCAGATAAAGAAGATGAAGGATATCGGACAGCAGTTATATACCACACAAGTGAACGACGCACAGAATTCCTTGACCATGTCACCCAAACAGCCTAATGCTAATAGAGCGACACGACCAGACAGACAAGAAGCGCAGGCTCTGTTATGTCAAGGCTCAGAGGCGGAGGCTGCCGTGATGACGGTTGCTACGTGTGTAAAGTGCAAAAGTGTCCACAGAATCCCGCTTCGAGATCCGAAGAAGGGTACTGGGCAAAGCCAAAAGGACGACAAGTATGTTTGCTTCACATGCAACCTTGGCATGGcttcttcccattttcattttgtgaacaGTAATCCCAGTGCAGCTCATGTAGGAAATAAAGCTGAGACCATCTCGGGTTCCATCAGTAACAAGTTTAAGGTAAGGAACTTTAAGCCCGGCAAATACTATTGTGATAAATGTCGATTTTCCACAAAGGACCCTCTGCAGTACAAAAAGCACACGCTTCAACATGAAGAGATTAAATTCATCTGTTCTCACTGCAGCTACATTTCCTACACAAAAGGGGAGTTTCAGAGGCACTTGGTGAAACACACGGGCATATTCCCTTACCAGTGTGAGTACTGCGACTATGGCGCTATCAGAAACGACTACATCGTCAAACACAGGAGGAGAGTGCACGAGAGGGCTGGTGGAAAGCGGCCGCCCAAAACCGTGGCCAAGCTGGAGCCGAAAAGAGCCGGCGCATCCAAACAAAACGCAGAGCTTTTAAAAGCTCCCAGTCCGAGGACTGCGTTTCAAAATCGGTTGTCGGATCAGCTCTCAAGGTTCTCCCTCCATACAAATAAGGACAAAATGCACAATATCATGTTGCTGCCTGAATCCAAGGAACACCAGAAAGATGTAGTGTGTGTTCCGAACAAAGTGACCTTGTCGGAGCCAAACGAGGTCAGTCTGTTTGAGAACAAAAGCGTGGAGGTGGAAGTGCTGTCCCCTGCAAAAGAGCCCGTGCAGCCGGGAATGCCCTTAACAGTCGTGGCACCGGCGGAATTAGTTGTCCCTGCAAACTGTCTAGCCCAGTTGATGGATGTGAAGGTTGTCAATGGAACCCAGCAGCTCGTCCTGAAACTGTTTCCTCTGGAAGAAGGTAACCGCCCTGAAGCCAgcggggctgagggagggagttCTGAGCGTATGACTAACGAAAAGGGTTCAACCGAACGGGAAAAAATGGCTTCTGCAGGACATACAAAGCCACCGCCGATTGAAGGGAATGTCGGAAAACTCGCAGGCTTTGAAAATCTCCATTCTGCGGTTcagaaacaacttaaaaatatgaagtgGGTGAGGTCTTACGACTTTTTCCTGTCAGATTCTCGCGTGCACAACCGTGGGGAATCCCTCCTCAACCCAGATACAGTGGAggatttccagaaaaaaagtagCACGTATCCACATAGACCGGCCCTTccgtctctctccttcaaaggtCATTCTCCATCAGCTATAGTAAAACACAGTGTTTTACATGGTCTCAGAACCGCATCAAGCCCGTTTCCACATAAAGCTGCTGTTTCTTTTACTGAGGATAGAAGACGTTTACACAGCGACTCACACTCGTTCTTCCCTCTTGCTGCACCACCTGCAGCTGTGCCCTCTGGAGACCAGGGCTTGTTGCCTGTGAGCACAAATCACTTGGAATCTAGAAATGAGATCAGTGTTCCTGCAAAAATGGCTCCCTCCCACAGGAAGCTGAAGGACAAGCAGACAGAGGAACACAAGGCAGGTTCAAATACAGGCCAGATTGCCTCTCAACGCAAAAGGGAGTATTTACACCTAAGTATACCTGGAGAAGATAGCATCGGGGCTCTGCCGCCTGGGGAGGAACCCCTGGAACTAAAGAATCCAGAAAGGACTAAAGACTCTTTCGATGGCCCGGTCATCTCGTCAGTATTTTCTCTGAGCTCTGGGTCCGAAAATGTCCCCGAAGGTGTTAAATGGAATAGTTCCACGTCCAAAATAAAGTCAATTGAACTCTTGCGCAGAAAGATAGCTCAGTTAATTGAATCCTGTGGCAAGCCTTCATCTTTGTCTGCAAATAATGCACATCGCCGTTCTGTAGGGCAGGCCTCGAAGGGAACCTCGAAAGCTGCTCCCGAAGGTATTCACGAAATTAACGTGTCGTTTACTGGCACCGGCTATTCCACAGGCACGCTCCCCAAACCTCAGGATGACGGCGCTATTAATGGACAGCTTACTCATCAGCAAATGTATCCACAGTTTATGGAAGACAGCAATGGGAAAACTGAAAGCAGAGTGACCAGGAAGGCCCATGTTGCTACTCCAGTATTGATCCCCAAAGGGGCTGTGTTGAGGGTTCTTAATTCTTCTGAGGATGCCCACATTATAGAGGCTACGTGTGAAGCACCCGTCAGTATACCTTGCAGTGAGACACAGTTAATAAAACCCATTCCGCTCTGCCCCGTGAGACAGACAGACTCAGACTTACAGTCTTTGACAAGTAAAAGTGGGCCAGTAGATGTGTCCCAAAATCTTGATATACCTCTTCGGCCAAAACCAAGGAAGGAGAGTGCTACTTGTAGCACCATGCCTAAAAAAACTGGCCCCCTACACAGTCACCAAGGAAGCAGTGAACCAAGTAAGCAAGGGAAACTGCTCCCCAGAAGTCTTcctataagtaaaaataaaaccaaacaagtGAACTCAtccaagaagaaaaccaaaatccAGGCTGACCCCAGCCGCTATCTCAAGGATCCTTCAATTTTTCAGGTCACAAGACAACTTCGACTGATAGCAGCTAAACCAGACCAGTTGATTAAATGCCCCCGTCGGAACCAGCCTGTCATTGTGTTAAACCATCCTGACGTTGACTCACCAGAAGTGACCAATGTGATGAAG